Proteins from one Candidatus Schekmanbacteria bacterium genomic window:
- the flgM gene encoding flagellar biosynthesis anti-sigma factor FlgM, protein MKVDEKNNIISKISNIKTEQKAIKNVSQKPKDNDSDDIKVKISSQGVKLSEYVKKIKEIEGNRAEKIQNLKKSIEEGTYKVDAEKIADKIIKDYLQEIADE, encoded by the coding sequence ATGAAAGTTGATGAAAAGAACAACATAATAAGCAAAATTTCAAACATTAAGACAGAACAAAAAGCGATAAAGAATGTTTCTCAAAAACCTAAAGACAATGATTCTGACGATATTAAGGTCAAAATCTCTTCACAGGGAGTCAAACTGTCTGAATATGTAAAAAAAATCAAAGAAATTGAAGGCAATAGAGCTGAAAAAATTCAAAATTTAAAAAAGAGCATAGAAGAAGGTACCTATAAAGTAGATGCAGAAAAAATCGCTGATAAAATTATCAAAGACTATTTACA